Genomic window (Gadus morhua chromosome 3, gadMor3.0, whole genome shotgun sequence):
ATAGGAAAGGTAATAATTAAACATGGctacatatatattaataaataaatatatgtatatatttctgtCTCCAGAAAGAGCCTCACCCCACTGGCACCTCTGTTCAGAGATTGAATTACTGTTGGATAATGGAAACAGGGAGAGTGCTATGGGACATCCTCTCTCCCCACAACAAACATTTAATCATAGGGAAGCATTGGGCACCCGGCCACATGCGCTTGCgatcctctgtctgtgtgtgtgcatgtttacgagcgtgtgtgcgtgtgtgtgtgtgtgtgtgtgtgtatgtgtgtgtgtgtgtgtgtgtgtgtgtgtgtgtgtgtgtgtgtgtgtgtgtgtgtgtgtgtgtgtgtgtgtgtatgtgcataggtgtgtgtgtgtgtgtgtgtgtgtgcgtgcgtgtgtgtgcgtgcgtgtgtgtgtgtgtgtgtgtgtgtgtgtgtgtgtgtgtgtgtgtgtgtgtgtttgttacaggGAAAaacttgaacacttttttgatcggaaaGCGGACAAAAAAAATATGCAATGGATATAGAATGTGAAGTAAAGTTTATGTTGCAAGATTTTATTGTGAAAACATTGCAAGACATAAAAATGATACTGTCTACTTATTTTATCCAACTTCCACACCCATCTTCTTAATCAGAAACGAAATGATCTCCCTAtcgtaatcatcatcatcaacatcatcctcatcactcATCATCATTACCATCAATGTTTCCCATCCTGTACACGTGACATTTcatactttctctctccctctctttctttccatcaCATCACATTacatcccccccttcccccaacaccaacaccaccctctgTTCTTCTCCCTTCTCACCCTTGCCACATCTATTGGTACCTCTATCTCTcactaccactctctctctctccctctctctctatatttctctccctctgtctaactctctctgcccccttccCTTTATTCTATTTGTGGGGAGGTCTTCATTGTGTCATTACCAGTGTGACCGTTCAGATGTGTCTTGTGTCCAATCCTTTGCAACCAGTGCAATCTTTTTTTCCATCACTTTGACGCGTTCGATTTTTACAACCctatctccccttctctcccaagATGTCGTCCCTTTTGAAGGAGGAATTGGAAAGAGTTTTATTTCGACCTGAGGGACAGAGACTGGTGGAGTTTATAGAGATCGAAGAGCCAGCGCCGGGAAGGCATTTCTTCTGTGTCGGAGGTAGGCTTACCCATGATCAGGTTACATTTCTGCAGGTCATTTGTATAGTTTTAATATTATTACATGTCAGTGGTAATATGAAGACTTTCATTTCCCAGATTGATGTTGTCTTACACAGATGTACTTCAATATTTGTGGGTGTTTGGTTTCTCTGATATTTATTGAATTATTACAAAATATGATCAGTGCTGTTCTGGGTGAACTGTAGACAAATACTGCAGGATAGGTTGCTGTGTTATTCAAGCTTTTTGCGTGAAAAAAAACGGCTTTACTATTTCTCCTCTTTTGCTGTGACAGTTTCAAAGAAACTAGGCGTACAACTATGTATAGTGGGTTGTAACAAGACCAAAGTCGCAAAACCAGCCAAAACTGAAACCAAGAGTTCCCAAACTAAGCGGTCGTCCTTCCAGGACAGCTACAAGAAGAACGAGATCTGGGCCCTCCAAGACCTCAGTCTCATTGACGGACGGGACCCCGATGTTGTAAGTCGCTGAAAGATGATGTCACCTATGGTTTCACTGATTTCACCCATTACAAACCAAAAGTCACAGAATGTGTTTACCAGTGAAGAAACCCGAAGTGTGCCACCATGTTAACATACTGTACGAGGTCAATAATATTTCAACCAGATCTCATGTGAGGAGAGAACATTCATATTTTGAATTCTATTTTCTTGGGAATTATTAAAAATTTGGTAAGAAACTGAACACAAAATCATAAAAACAATTAATATTACACAATTATATCATGCATACAGTATGTGATGCTTTCATACAAGGCAAGTCCCAAATTTTAGTGCAACACGTTCTCAAAGAATAACCAGATAGTCCCGGATATCTGTAAGaatttagaaaataaatgagGGTTTCAGTTTCAATTTTGTATTATTTCCTTGATGCGTTAAATAACAAAAGGCCCCTATTCTCTGATCTCTCTTCAGGATGATCCATGCTTCATACTGCACTTTGACAAGGTCCGCTCTGTGACTGCTATCAACTGCTCTGCCAAGTACGCTCTAGTCCGGGCTCTGGTGAAACTCAGTGACAAACACAGTAAAGTTGCTCTGAACGTAGAGAACATGGATTGGGCTTACGTCAGGCCCACTTCCTTCTACTCCAACAGGGGAGATTGTGCCGTTCTCTCACAGATTTGCTTCTACGCATTCAATTTGGTCTGTCTCTCAATGTGTCCTGTCCCCCTGGACTAAGGGACTCCTGGACTCCTCCCCTGGAGTGTAGTCTATTTatgtacaattatttaatttttctcAGCTTCACTGTGAAACTACTAGTGTGTACTAGAGTGTGATGTAATTGCTTTATGTGAAGTTTATGTTGACATTGAGCACAACAAGAGTTAGCCATTGTGTAGATGTCACTTTGAAATATGGATTGATGCGCAAGCATGCTTGGCCTCTgcaaagagctgaaggccaaTTATGCACCAATCAATACGACTGCTATTAATTTGTCTTATGGAGACATAACTGTCCATTCTATTTGCAGTCATCTCTATTGATATTAAATGTGTCAAATAACGTGACCACTGCCAATGTATGACAGAAGTATAACCTACTTGTATTTTAAATCAACTGTGAATGTAAAATATCTCTGTGTATATGTACTTTTGATGTAAAACGATGTTAAAACGATGATAAATTCATAAAATTAATAACAATTTCCGTTTGTATTgttatacaaatacacaaatcaTCGATATGTTTTTAGTGGAAAGGGTTAATGGTTTATTGGATACTTTTTGAGCAATGTACAAGAAAACCGACATTAGACCTGCCCTTTATTAACCAGTAGGTGGCATTCAAGCGCATAAAT
Coding sequences:
- the exoc1l gene encoding exocyst complex component 1-like; the protein is MSSLLKEELERVLFRPEGQRLVEFIEIEEPAPGRHFFCVGVSKKLGVQLCIVGCNKTKVAKPAKTETKSSQTKRSSFQDSYKKNEIWALQDLSLIDGRDPDVDDPCFILHFDKVRSVTAINCSAKYALVRALVKLSDKHSKVALNVENMDWAYVRPTSFYSNRGDCAVLSQICFYAFNLVCLSMCPVPLD